TATTGCAATGGAGCTTACACTCAGTCTTTGAGTGGGTTTCCAGATATTGAAATCCAGATTCATAACTCATGGTTATTCTATCCGTTTCATCGTTGGTATCTTTACTTTTACGAACGAATTTTGGGGAGTTTAATCGACGATCCAACATTCGCGTTGCCATTTTGGAACTGGGACAGCCCAGCTGGGATGACAATTCCGAAATACTACAACGATTCGAAATCTGTATTGTTTGATCCAAAAAGAAACCAAGCTCACTTGGAAGCTGTCATTGATCTCGGTTTTAATGGTAAAGACAGTGACACAACTGATGCCGAAAAAGTGAAAAACAATCTCTCGATCATGTACCGACAAATGGTGACAAATGCAACTGACCCGACTGCGTTCTTTGGAGGTGAGTATCGTGCTGGAACCGAACCGATATCTGGTGGTGGTTCGATTGAGCAGAGCCCACATACTCCTATTCACAGCTGGGTCGGTGACCCGCGGGAAGCAAACCGTGAAAACCTAGGAAACTTCTATTCCGCGGGTCGTGACACCATGTTCTACGCTCACCATGCGAATTGTGATAGAATGTGGTCGTTATGGAAGATGATGGGAGGGAAACACAAGGATATAACCGATTCCGATTGGTTAAACACGTCTTTTGTTTTCTATGACGAAAACAAGAATCTTGTTCGAGTGTACGTAAAAGACTGCTTGCTAACAAACCAGCTAGGGTACGACTACCAAAAAGTAGACTTACCCTGGCCGAATAGCAAGCCGGTCCCACGCGCACCAAAATCAGGCATAGCTAAAAAACTTCTAGGCAAAATTAAACACACACACGAAGTTAAATTCCCTGTAAAACTCGACAAAATCGTGAAGGTTTTGGTACCGAGACCGAAGAAATCGAGAAGCAAGAAAGAAAAGGAGGAAAAAGAGGAGCTTTTGATCATTCAAGGCATTACTTATGATAGTGAGAAGTACGTGAAGTTTGATGTGTTTGTGAATGATGAGGACGATGATGCGAGTGGGCCGGATAAGACCGAGTTTGCCGGAAGCTTTGCACAATTGCCACACAAACATAAGGGTAAGTCTCATAGTAAGACTAACTTTCGTGCTGGACTAACGGAGATCCTTGAGGAGCTCGAGGccgatgatgatgacgatgttcTGGTGACCGTGATCCCGAGATCGGGAACTGAAGATGTTACCATTGATGGGATTAAGATCATTTATGTTTAAGGTCATTTGTTGTTTCAAAATTGTACACTAGTTTTTCTTAATTGTTAGTAGTTTCTTACTGTACTCTTACTATTCAAATTAGACGCGTGATTAGTGGCGagggtttaagtgtttgtggaggAGAGTGTTTGTTTAATTCAAAAAATAAAATCCTTTGAGTTTGagttctatctatatatatatatatatatatatatatatatatatatatatatatatatttgtttgtgttTAATACGTAGTAATTATTACTTAATTTTGGTTAATTACTCTgagaagaatctggtatgctggagatgcgggaagactgggcatgtaagggttaattgtccaagtGGAGCTAAtctggcaaatggctccaaagacgctaacattgtctccgttgttacggagagtgacgaattcctctgaagtcacaccatcctcatggtgtgtccgcgccaccatggaaagggatgttcgttagcggtttcacaattgcacatgggcattggtttgacaTTGATGCAgattgtgtggtggaaactgatgttgtagctgatgaaacttccagggaaagccaaacaggaagttgcaccataaaatttcagctggttgttcaacaacatgtgccgaggtgaaatgcttggaatgtgatattctaagtgctatactcttaatggtggagtatgataattcttgttaagagttatgattgtctgtgatgacaatgattgtcggtttagacaatgttcggtaaagatgcaagttttgtctcttgggagataatgtcaacggcatgaagatgaggatcttgaagttgtcgtcgaggaagcgtctacatcggttatctttgcaatgtggaagcatgattattttcttctatccaaaaggtggagatttgttagtTATATTTTGGTTAGAAGGAAAATTGGAGTTTTGTTCCACATTAGTAGAAGAGTGAAGTTGGAGGTGAACTCCTTGGCTATAAAAGGAGGCCATGAGATTACTTTCAAATTGCATCAatcaatacattttaaatatttgattatttctttctttcttacccttgtttgagagttgtattagttaaatattttggagagtgtagttggcttaagagagtcgtctatatcattgtaacaatttgtgatatagtgtatttctctctttgggggccggtggtttttctcttgttttggagttttcacgttaaatcttgtgttgtgtattattCTTAGTTCTTTACTGTTATTATTGGGCtgtgtggtgggaattagtgagaccgtaatttctcaGCAAATAACAAAATGAATAAAACAATTATAAATACGATGTTAGTGTCATTGTATTGGAACAATATAATTGATTGCTTTGAAGATTGTTATTATAAAAGTTTGATTACACATGCAATAAAACACTACTAATGTACACTCTTTTTTGtgtataaataaattaaatattaaattaaatatcaaatatataatataaatatgttataataaaaaaaatttaatagaaAAATAACAATAACGAATCATTGCTTCAACAGCATCCCTTCACCTTGTGTGTTCGGGCTGGGGGTTAGGTCATGGGTTCAAACCCGGCTCGCCTACCCCTCAGGATGATTAAATGATTGGGTTCttgtaatgcgattcgggtttctCCCGAACgcgcgtgtgtgtgtgtgcgcaaatgatgagtgtcgttgagaTAAATAATAGAttatcgttaaaaaaaaaaaattaccaaagaCGAGTAGTTACAAAAGTACTAATGAATTTGGAGAATGGGGAGACTTTGTATGGCAGCGTCTTCCTACTTGTTCTTTTGTGGATAGCAGCCTCTCCCTACTAGTCATTATATTAATCGCAAAATATAAACTTTTAAATTCAATAATAAATGATCTGAATTTTATATTTTTCTAATCTTGTCATTAAAGTAGTTGAAAAAATCAGTTAAATTATGGTATGAATCGTGAAAATAGATTTGAATACATCAAGTTTTAACATGTCAATTTATAATATTGAGAAGCATATCAAGTATTGATGACATGATATGAGCATATTGTATTTGATAACGGAATTTCAATCTATACTGGGACGATAATATCAAACAGGAAAGGTAGATTAGAATTAGAGATTGATAGAAAAAACAAAGATATGTGTTCGTGTGTGTACGTAGGCAACAAAAAGTATTTATTTTAGTTTCATTATCAGCTATAAGGTTGAATATAAGAGAAGTTATATAGAATGTTTGCTATCCATTTCCTTTTATCTTTTCTGAATGATAAGAAAAATTGGATCAAAAGTATGCACATACTAATTATAAAAGACTTAATTAAGGGTAATTTGATAGAATGTTTTCTGTTAATAAGGGTAATTTGatcattttacattttgttttacttTCAGCTATTTTTGAATCTTTATAAATACTTAAAGACTTAATTACACCAATCATCCTTAAAGTTTGATATTAATTTTACTATGGACCTTAAAGTTATTTTTTTCATGTTAACCATTAATGTTTTGATTTGGTTTCAAATTCATCCCTAGAACTAACTGACCTAGGGAACTTAACAGAGATGACTTAACGCCAGTAAATTCTTGGAACGAATATGAAACCACATCAAAACATTAAGGGTTatcatgaaaataataactttgggACCCATGGTGAAATTGTTGGTAAACTTTAGGGAAGACTAACGCAATTAAGTCATTTTTAATAGAAAATAAACGAAAGCAAAAGCTACCATTCTTCCTTTTTAATGATAATGTACCAAAAAGGATTCGGTATCGGTTTTGATTCTAGGTTTTGAGAAAATTCGGTTTCGGTAAATTCAGTATCGGTATCGGTTTGGTACGAGGAAACCAAAATAAGGAACCGAAATATGAAACGAGTATAGCTACCCGAAAATCATTGTCTGACTCTTCGTAATGTAAGAATATAGGAGTTTTTGATTATACCATTATACTCCGTATGTTTTATGCTAACTTACatgtaataaataacaattatatttCTTAACGTCGCTTATCATCATACAATATAACTAGAATAATGTACTTCACAAATTATTTAGTGAACTAAGTGGATATTTCAAGTTGATGACGATCTCATATATATGTTCTGGAGGTACTCAAAATTTTTTCTACATGGTTAACTTTAGTTTTTTCCAATATTTTTGTTACATTTCTTTGTTGTTTTACACCTTACAAAATGTAACTATTACATGGATCGATCATCAGTTTGATCAtgcagttttatttatttatatatcattcCTATTTCACAAAAAAACTTAATTACGTCAGACTTCCCTAAAGTTTAACATTAATTTCACCATGGGTCATAAGTTATTTTTTTCATCATAACCCTTAATGTTTTGATTTGATTTCATATTCGTTCCTAGAACTAACTGGAATTAAGTCATCTCTGTTAAGTCACCAAGGCCAGTTAGTTCTAGGGATGAATTTGAAACCAAATCAAAACATTAAGGGTTAACATGAAAAAATAATTTTAAGGTCCAGAGTGAAATTAATAGCAAACTTTAAGGATGATTGATGTAATTAATtaggtcataattaaataataaactaGTTTTCTAACACATTGGTTACTCAAGAGTGTGGCCAAGGATATCGTAATTATGTACAAtgtatataattttgaaactaatacgaCTTCAATAAATACAAATTTTCACTCATTAAATGGTcgtcaaatggagtaacatttgactGCGCAAAATTTTCGGttccagattatgctgaaattcctaagatcaccctaaaagataataaggagcaagactccctgaatgTGTCTTGTCATTCGAGGCCGTCTAGATGACGAAATGGTATTTTACTCAAACGCAAAATGTGAATTAAattattgttggtcccttgataacaacaggagtattgtagaggggggtgaatacaatttcttttaaataacttaacagttaaacacgattagtattcaagcatgtaaattaaatagagtcacagctaattttcaacggttattctttattgattgaatcacaaagaatcacaactatccttggcgaaatgatagttggttgatacagattacctagaatatagctaaaagataaactaaaagctattacacgtttttgactctaaataaataaacccacaccactagttgttacaacagtggatacaacaatttatagtagtcctattaattgtgtaatggttctattgttcactggtacataggatgtctgtaattgtggagacaactgcatcagagagcatgctctcctctttcctctttggtagctatttgcaggaacaccccaattcggtttggcacgactatttgattaaacaaatagaatgttgtgttccctaggtgttgacaaagtataacccatgtctgcacatgcgttaaacttctgcattcccacgtggtcgtgtaaggtcacttgtcagccgccgacgcgtgtccttttctgttcaactttgtctttgacttctgttgaatagtacaattgatgtagaccactcgggaaactactatgcttataatggagcatagttgtcttgtgtagtaagctgcattccagctgtgctggttcttcattgctgagacacttgatattcttgaactgctgagtacacatccggtgctgattgaagaacactgtctaccttgtgccggtagactgagcagcaaactgcactcgacacagcaatatctgctgtctatacataaacaaacttgtgctggctgcacataacattttagtgcaaataaattacagttttgtcataattaaatccttaattattttggagactcaacaatctccccctatttgatgatgacaaaacctatgacatatagagaaaacactaaagctagcacagagggacctaatgaaaaatgggtggtaaatttgtcccttttaagtttgtttttgggatcttttgctgagttatctatatcttataatttgataagattttgaagataaactcatttcactttcattacaacagagtatatacagtaattataagaacatcataatgaaaaatgaaataaacaaaagatacaatttgagcactagagggctatctatctttatctttagctAATTCCTCTTCAAATAGCTCATCTTGTTTGATTttccaggcttcaggaaataggataggtatatcagcaggatcaaatacagggatatgaggaggtagaatgatggaatCTCTTCTTtatgggccttcaccagtagatttctttcttttaggtttttgagaaagtacttcttctacgtttactactgctGCATTCTCAAATTTTGTAGTTTTattgaagagctcttggagttctggcttcaatatCTTTTTTAATACCgctttcagctttaccaatgaagtactctaatatctccatccattcactgaatcctaaggattgtaactcatcataatttatcctttcttgaacattgttctccctgctgacattgaaagctctttttgagcctctgtgcactttgatgattttgctgggatttgatcttctgttcatcacatcaccatacctgctcctataataatgatcagatagttctatggttcgggcagtttctataggagcaatagcaggtgctttctcagcagcttattCTTTATCAAGGGCCTTATCCTAttccttgacaatggctttagctaatttgagggactcagcctcttgctttctttcAGCAGCCAATTTATCTTCTATTTCCTGAAGCCTtaacctctcagcgagttcagcattagcagcctcccttctttgcctttctgcttctaagcccaacagataatcatcggcagtaattttTAGGGACTTTGCTggttcaatcatctttctaccctcttcactTCTAAGGgtagcacgatactcccttagatccatacccaactggcgagcctcttgaaattgagctttctcctcatcagtagatgaaatgtcccgttcttattgattaacgttccatattaattgatttcgttgcgaggttttgacctctatatgagacgtttttcaaagactgcattcatttttaaaacaaaccataacctttatttcataaataaaggtttaaaaagctttacgtagattatcaaatattgataatctaaaatatcctgtttacacacgaccattacataatggtttacaatacaaatatgttacatcgaaatcagtttcttgaatgcagtttttacacaatatcatacaaacatggactccaaatcttgtccttattttagtatgcaatagcggaagctcttagtatttacctgagaataaacatgctttaaacgtcaacaaaaatgttggtgagttataggtttaacctatatatatcaaatcgtaacaatagaccacaagatttcatatttcaatacacatcccatacatagagataaaaatcattcatatggtgaacacctggtaaccgacattaacaagatgcatatataagaatatccccatcattccgggacacccttcggatatgatataaatttcgaagtactaaagcatccggtactttggatggggtttgttaggcccaatagacctatctttaggattcgcgtcaattagggtgtctgttccctaattcttagattaccagacttaataaaaaggggcatattcgattttgataattcaactatagaatgtagtttcacgtacttgtgtctattttgtaaatcatttataaaacctgcatgtattctcatcccaaaaatattagattttaaaagtgggactataactcactttcacagattttcacttcgtcgggaagtaagacttggccactggttgattcacgaacctataacaatatatacatatatatcaaagtatgttcaaaatatatttacaacacttttaatatattttgatgttttaagtttattaagtcagctgtcctcgttagtaacctacaactagttgtccacagttagatgtacagaaataaatcgataaatattatcttgaatcaatccacgacccagtgtatacgtatctcagtattgatcacaactcaaactatatatattttggaatcaacctcaaccctgtatagctaactccaacattcacatatagagtgtctatggttgttccgaaatatatatagatgtgtcgacatgataggtcgaaacattgtatacgtgtctatggtatctcaagattacataatatacaatacaagttgattaagttatggttggaatagatttgttaccaattttcacgtagctaaaatgagaaaaattatccaatcttgttttacccataacttcttcattttaaatccgttttgagtgaatcaaattgctatggtttcatattgaactctattttatgaatctaaacagaaaaagtacaggtttatagtcggaaaaataagttacaagtcgtttttgtaaaggtagtcatttcagtcgaaagaacgacgtctagatgaccattttagaaaacatacttccactttgagtttaaccataatttttggatatagtttcatgttcataataaaaatcattttcccagaataaaaacttttaaatcaaagtttatcatagtttttaattataacaaatgagatgttaaattgctatattatcatgatattatgatatataatatatcttagtatgatatatatacagttaaatgtcgttacaacgataatcgttacatatatgtctcgtttcgaaatctttaagttagtagtcttatttttacatatgtatttcattgttaatacacttaataatatatttacttatcatttaacatgattaaccaagtgtatcaatatcttaatatgattcatatgtacctagtaagacgttgttataatgataatcgttatatatatcgtttttgagtttcttaaattaatagtctcatttttatgtatataactcattgttaaaatacctaatgagatacatacttataataaaatcatgttaactatatatataaccatatatatgtcatcgtatagtttttacaagttttaacgttcgtgaatcaccgatcaacttgggtggtcaattgtctatatgaaacctatttcaattaatcaagtcttaacaagtttgatttcttaacatgttggaaacacttaatcatgtaaataacaatttcatttaatatatatataaatatggaaaagttcgggtcactacagtagagagcctttgaccactgttatttaagtatacaccaatttcaatgccataagtcaaggcaatgatgtagaatggctgatcaagaggatgatgcagcaatctaacttggcatatcctttcattaatagctgcttgtctttgttCAAGCAATTCTGGTACAGTAATCTCCAGCCTGTAaacctctctttcatctggattcattctaaatagatctggctcaccacgggcaactgaatcatcttcccaagttctgtgcttaccatgacgttttggggaagatggaggatacatgattgattcacctatgccagatgaacttacTGAAAACTGATTAAcacggttatcctgtgttctgttaaaataagtgagggtccggggagagaaaggtgattgaacaaataagtgatctcttctaccccagactgtaaattCAGCAGGATTaatcgtatcatcatcttgattagcacccagcacatccacctttgctgggtcttcaacacttgtttcacccagcagcacactactggttgggtcttcattcacagcactccttgctgtgtctttagtaccagctgactgattagtatcagctggcacaactgccacagtatcttcatcagctgcctcaaataggggtcctttccttaggggctggttgccCCTAGGAGCatatttcaccctttgtttgtcaattagcttgggttcagctgatagttcttgtgttgatactggttcttgtggtggtAGATAGGGAACACTAGCAAGATGCCCCCCCCCCCTGAACATCAACATCTGCTGGCTGttattgtgtagctggctgagtagatgatactggtcgagaagatgagctggtttctaacattgaatctagccatttcataaatacatcagctctaactcctcctaactcagtagaagctaaatagtctttcatctcttcaggagtcatattctttattctatctgctcgcttagcatacagcttggctttctttttatcatacttgatcatgaacttagcatttcttttctggatagcccttttatattcttcaatgctgatcagatcatcatcaatttcacgctTATTAGGAGTAAGGGTTCGTCTACGctccattttaagtctttttagagcagcataggcctcaaatttagcgttgaaagcagcatctaattcctgctgtctcttccgatgtctctccatttttcttttcattttacgttcaatggtttgagagacaacaTAAGATTCAGGAACAGCCAATTCAGAAACGTCACTGGACTTAtttccagaaccaatatcatctactgatgtggcagacacactgggttgagattcaacagctgcctgtacaccagcttcagtatgagcgttgctgagcttagtgccagtaccatcaccaccatcatcaccatctctcctttgctgtttaggagccttttcatgctcatgctcccctcatattgttttctctttttggacttctttctagacttcttctccccctttttgtcatcagcagggtcagaagggtgagcaggggagatctgtgcatcaaggtcactatcggaCTAAGGAACAGAaaaagcaaaattgttccagtcagcatcagcaggagaaagatgggcaccaggatctacgccatattgtcttaggcagaggttggtagttcgaacttcatttctagcaacacccatggccatttgttggacatcatccctaacatcagcttgaagagtAGCCATTcattgcattacctccaccatttgaacataagctaaggcaggaatcatagtagccatttgctgttcctgcgaattcAATCTCTCTGACAATACCCTATTCTCCTCATCAAGAaagagaattctgcgattagcagcatctaaatcagcttgaagacgggcaatatcctcagtatactcattgtgagagatgattcgcttctttaaatcctcctcctcttcatgttgtttgaaaatggcttccaccgcaagatctgcaaaggcacatacttgtttgagctgggcttcaatggaTGAAGTTGTAACTTGCCCAGCATTttgtatggcttcagtcattctatcaacaatgGCAAAGAGGATGGTGttttgtagatctggtgtaacttcaGCTAATATCTTATAGACAGccaaagtggagatggcagccacctcatcagcattaaacttaGTATAGCTGGTGGAGGGGCAATCACTAGAAGCTAACACacga
This genomic window from Rutidosis leptorrhynchoides isolate AG116_Rl617_1_P2 chromosome 2, CSIRO_AGI_Rlap_v1, whole genome shotgun sequence contains:
- the LOC139893678 gene encoding polyphenol oxidase I, chloroplastic-like, giving the protein MASLQTPTAPAAGNCTKILSSSFTKTYPVVSSWPLFFTTYKRCALKSLKHKVSCSSENKPMNLDRRDVLLGLGGLAGSVSFATTPAGAAPLAAPDISKCGTGTLSGFKPGEDTPTGGDCCPPNSSQIIDFEFPKDQVFKVRPAAHLLSANYIEKFNEAIKRMKELPEDDPRNFLQQANVHCAYCNGAYTQSLSGFPDIEIQIHNSWLFYPFHRWYLYFYERILGSLIDDPTFALPFWNWDSPAGMTIPKYYNDSKSVLFDPKRNQAHLEAVIDLGFNGKDSDTTDAEKVKNNLSIMYRQMVTNATDPTAFFGGEYRAGTEPISGGGSIEQSPHTPIHSWVGDPREANRENLGNFYSAGRDTMFYAHHANCDRMWSLWKMMGGKHKDITDSDWLNTSFVFYDENKNLVRVYVKDCLLTNQLGYDYQKVDLPWPNSKPVPRAPKSGIAKKLLGKIKHTHEVKFPVKLDKIVKVLVPRPKKSRSKKEKEEKEELLIIQGITYDSEKYVKFDVFVNDEDDDASGPDKTEFAGSFAQLPHKHKGKSHSKTNFRAGLTEILEELEADDDDDVLVTVIPRSGTEDVTIDGIKIIYV